Proteins encoded within one genomic window of Methanobacteriales archaeon HGW-Methanobacteriales-1:
- a CDS encoding 2-oxoacid ferredoxin oxidoreductase (catalyzes the coenzyme A-dependent decarboxylation of 2-oxoacids, such as pyruvate and 2-oxoglutarate), producing the protein MDPKIYDMEHADVAWCPGCGNFPILKSLKMALGELDIPPEELVMVSGIGQAGKLPHYIKANVFNGLHGRSLSPATGIKASNNKMTIIAVSGDGCTYGEGGNHFMHTIRRNPNITNIVHNNMVYGLTKGQASPTSQAHYKTSFQVDGVFEEPFNPISVAISLGATFVARAFAGDINQTKEIIKKAINHQGYALVDILQPCVTFNKVNTFQWFKENSYYLEDSYVTDDKVEAFKRAIEGPYHDDEGKFPLGIFYVKEGVKTFEENISVYRQDDSPLFTRKVDKNKLKGLIDSKRSI; encoded by the coding sequence ATGGATCCGAAAATTTATGACATGGAACACGCAGATGTGGCCTGGTGTCCTGGTTGCGGTAATTTCCCTATATTAAAATCATTAAAAATGGCTCTTGGTGAGCTGGATATTCCACCAGAAGAACTGGTCATGGTCTCAGGTATAGGGCAGGCCGGTAAATTACCCCACTATATCAAAGCTAATGTATTCAATGGCCTGCACGGCAGATCACTTTCACCAGCTACAGGAATTAAAGCTTCCAATAATAAAATGACGATTATTGCGGTGAGTGGAGATGGATGTACCTATGGTGAAGGTGGAAATCACTTCATGCATACCATAAGACGTAACCCTAATATTACCAATATCGTCCACAACAACATGGTTTATGGCCTAACCAAAGGACAGGCCTCACCCACCAGCCAAGCCCACTATAAAACATCCTTCCAGGTGGATGGTGTTTTTGAGGAACCATTTAATCCCATATCCGTGGCCATATCCTTAGGAGCCACCTTTGTGGCCAGGGCCTTTGCTGGTGATATCAATCAAACCAAAGAAATCATTAAAAAGGCCATTAATCACCAGGGATATGCACTGGTGGATATATTGCAACCCTGTGTGACCTTTAACAAAGTAAATACATTCCAATGGTTTAAAGAGAATTCTTATTATCTGGAAGACTCTTATGTTACTGATGATAAAGTGGAGGCCTTTAAAAGAGCTATTGAAGGCCCGTATCATGATGATGAGGGAAAGTTTCCATTGGGAATTTTTTATGTTAAAGAGGGTGTTAAGACCTTTGAAGAGAACATTTCTGTTTATCGGCAAGATGATTCTCCATTATTTACTCGAAAAGTGGATAAGAATAAATTAAAGGGATTAATTGACTCAAAACGGTCTATTTAA